The following proteins come from a genomic window of Gimesia chilikensis:
- a CDS encoding DUF1549 domain-containing protein: MKRIIGTSLFLLVATLSFAPTGFATEITPRSISRLIDERLGTDNQTQLQFASDAEFLRRVSLDLGGRIPTIVEVYDFLENTSESRRSEAITRLMNSGVYYRNMATFWRRSWVPQADTPEFDSVTGNFERWLMHRLQQKTPYDELVTEILILDQAAIVPESTTPVGFYDANLSKPENLAASSTRAFLGINLDCAQCHDHPFSRWTREQFWQTAAFFAPPVMGKGDRPQPPEVQIPDTKLAYKPALLSKTKIQWPQQLDSVSLRLVLVDWMKTNQEQLLAKNAVNRLWAHFFGEAIIEPMDDLSRDEFQSGPHAQLLNELSQTFIDSGYDLQTLVEGIVGSNAYRLSSSSQSITDAKGSTQKQNPATDNDSKADSVATFQITKATVRGLTGEQIYDSLQTAAGLAPERKDVRGSNDRSQREEFSTQFYIERAHSAERSIAQSLTLMNGGFINELTAPEGNRVLASLASSPFMAPAEQIDTVFIAVLGRHAQPAELQAVQRSFKSHPDTSHLQHLGNLFWALINSSEFNTNH, encoded by the coding sequence GTGAAAAGAATAATAGGGACCAGCCTGTTTCTCCTGGTCGCCACGCTCTCGTTTGCTCCCACCGGCTTCGCCACAGAGATCACACCGAGATCAATTTCCCGTCTGATCGACGAACGCCTGGGAACCGATAACCAGACCCAACTTCAGTTCGCCTCGGATGCTGAGTTTCTGCGGCGGGTCTCCCTCGATCTGGGTGGGCGAATCCCCACGATTGTTGAGGTCTATGATTTCCTGGAAAACACCTCTGAATCACGTCGCAGTGAAGCAATTACGCGGCTGATGAACTCGGGCGTCTATTACCGTAACATGGCGACTTTCTGGCGCCGTTCCTGGGTGCCTCAGGCTGATACCCCTGAATTTGATTCCGTCACCGGTAATTTTGAACGCTGGCTCATGCACCGGTTGCAACAAAAGACGCCTTATGATGAACTCGTCACGGAAATCCTGATCTTAGACCAGGCCGCTATTGTCCCCGAGAGCACCACTCCCGTCGGATTTTACGATGCCAATCTTTCAAAACCGGAAAATCTCGCTGCCAGCTCCACTCGCGCATTCCTGGGTATTAATCTGGACTGTGCACAGTGTCACGACCATCCCTTTTCCCGCTGGACTCGCGAGCAGTTCTGGCAGACGGCTGCATTCTTCGCGCCACCGGTAATGGGCAAAGGGGATCGGCCACAGCCCCCTGAAGTCCAGATACCAGATACCAAACTCGCCTATAAACCAGCCCTGCTCTCCAAAACGAAAATTCAATGGCCTCAGCAGCTCGACTCCGTTTCCCTGAGACTGGTGCTGGTTGACTGGATGAAAACCAACCAGGAACAGTTGCTGGCGAAAAATGCCGTCAATCGGCTCTGGGCTCACTTCTTCGGTGAAGCCATCATTGAACCGATGGATGACCTCAGTCGTGATGAATTCCAGTCAGGCCCCCATGCTCAACTGTTGAATGAACTCTCTCAGACCTTCATCGACAGTGGCTACGATCTGCAGACGCTGGTGGAAGGTATCGTCGGCTCCAATGCGTATCGGTTGTCATCCTCATCACAAAGTATCACTGACGCTAAGGGCAGTACTCAGAAACAGAATCCCGCCACGGACAACGACTCCAAAGCAGACAGCGTCGCAACCTTCCAAATCACAAAAGCAACCGTACGTGGTCTTACCGGAGAGCAGATCTACGATAGCCTGCAGACCGCAGCCGGCCTTGCACCGGAAAGGAAGGATGTTCGAGGCAGTAACGATCGAAGTCAGCGAGAAGAATTTTCAACACAATTTTACATCGAACGTGCACACAGTGCCGAACGTTCGATTGCACAGTCACTGACCCTCATGAATGGCGGATTCATCAACGAACTGACTGCTCCCGAGGGGAATCGGGTACTCGCTTCTCTGGCGAGCTCCCCCTTTATGGCTCCTGCTGAGCAGATCGACACCGTATTTATTGCCGTGCTGGGACGACATGCACAACCAGCCGAACTGCAGGCTGTGCAACGCAGTTTCAAATCTCATCCAGACACTTCCCACTTACAGCACCTGGGAAACCTGTTCTGGGCTCTCATTAATTCGTCTGAGTTCAACACCAACCATTAA
- a CDS encoding DUF1559 domain-containing protein, with translation MREWFTPLEVIITTLCVALLTVILLPGMLVARDTAREQSCQDSLRQLGTAFLEYEKVHGGLPPRRSGFNDGNAYGGWGGFILPHLLTDDQATAYDTRFDFFDPRNKQIVETQLPVFLCPASPAERFIQIQSQASTKSLNPNKETVFSCKAAAIDFITSNGVQMTRSGYGINAMGKDGRIGNQRQPMTDNQDLPLSKVTDGLSNTLLLIEQAGRPAAWYNREKQPGDGQFGMSPNARGTWAGWGSISFGAVNPETGQRPPRGDSTDCSVNCNNWLGIYGFHKEGGNVLFCDGSVRLIGKKLDPLTFAYLTIRDDGHLIQHDDF, from the coding sequence ATGCGAGAGTGGTTTACCCCTCTGGAAGTCATCATCACGACCCTTTGTGTCGCACTCCTGACGGTCATTCTACTGCCCGGCATGCTCGTCGCCCGGGATACCGCACGGGAACAATCCTGCCAGGACAGCCTGCGTCAATTGGGAACGGCTTTCCTCGAGTACGAAAAAGTCCACGGCGGTCTGCCTCCCCGTCGTTCCGGATTCAATGACGGCAATGCTTACGGCGGCTGGGGCGGTTTCATCTTGCCGCACCTCTTGACAGACGACCAGGCGACCGCCTACGACACGCGATTTGATTTCTTTGATCCACGCAACAAACAAATTGTTGAAACGCAACTCCCGGTCTTCCTCTGCCCCGCCAGTCCCGCAGAGCGATTCATACAGATTCAGTCACAGGCTTCAACCAAGTCGCTCAACCCAAACAAGGAAACCGTCTTTTCCTGCAAAGCCGCAGCCATCGATTTCATCACGTCGAATGGCGTGCAAATGACCCGTAGCGGTTACGGCATCAACGCGATGGGCAAAGACGGGCGTATCGGCAACCAGCGTCAGCCCATGACCGACAACCAGGATCTTCCCCTTTCAAAAGTAACTGACGGGCTTTCGAACACACTCCTGTTGATCGAACAGGCGGGACGTCCTGCGGCCTGGTACAACCGGGAAAAACAGCCCGGCGATGGACAGTTCGGCATGAGCCCTAATGCTCGCGGCACCTGGGCCGGCTGGGGATCGATTTCCTTTGGTGCAGTCAACCCGGAAACCGGACAACGCCCCCCCCGAGGTGACAGCACCGACTGCAGCGTTAACTGCAACAACTGGCTGGGGATCTATGGTTTTCACAAAGAAGGCGGTAACGTTTTATTTTGCGACGGCAGCGTGCGACTCATCGGAAAAAAACTCGATCCACTCACCTTCGCTTACCTCACCATTCGAGATGACGGGCACCTGATTCAACATGACGACTTCTAA
- a CDS encoding DUF1559 domain-containing protein: protein MARLSTRKPRFGFTLIELLVVIAIIAILIALLLPAVQQAREAARRMSCKNNLKQIALAAHNYESAFRVLPPRRILSSGNRRGWGPSILPYLDQANLQGRYDFNKNFYDPENADNIKVPLKVFMCPSAPGPRPITVLVSGVSSEGIAGDYFGPNSFRSNLYGVSSLSGNNQITAMDDLPRTRKFRDITDGTTNTMLITEQAGRPDYYIRGIKQPSNAGLSQATSWGSWPSYQVFQVQVFGSDAVTRDGPGGTCSINCNNSQGIYSFHTGGAQASFADGSVHMLSESIDANILFALITINGGEVIGEF, encoded by the coding sequence GTGGCCCGATTGTCCACCAGAAAACCGCGTTTCGGCTTTACGCTGATTGAACTGCTAGTTGTCATCGCCATCATCGCGATTCTGATCGCACTTTTACTTCCAGCCGTACAACAGGCTCGTGAAGCCGCGCGACGGATGAGTTGTAAGAATAATCTCAAACAGATTGCACTCGCGGCGCACAACTACGAATCCGCATTCAGAGTTCTTCCCCCGCGCAGAATTCTTTCATCAGGAAACCGCCGCGGATGGGGTCCTTCAATCCTCCCTTATCTCGATCAGGCAAATCTGCAGGGACGATATGATTTCAACAAGAATTTTTACGACCCCGAAAACGCAGATAATATTAAAGTCCCCCTCAAAGTTTTCATGTGCCCTTCTGCTCCCGGACCGCGACCAATCACCGTTCTCGTCAGTGGTGTTTCATCGGAGGGCATTGCAGGAGACTACTTCGGTCCAAACAGCTTTCGCTCCAATCTGTATGGAGTCTCAAGCTTGAGCGGAAACAACCAGATCACAGCCATGGACGATCTGCCCCGCACGCGCAAGTTCCGGGATATCACAGATGGAACGACGAATACCATGTTGATTACCGAACAGGCGGGCCGTCCCGACTATTACATTCGTGGAATTAAACAACCATCGAACGCTGGTTTGAGTCAGGCAACCAGCTGGGGATCCTGGCCGTCCTATCAGGTGTTTCAGGTCCAGGTGTTCGGCAGCGATGCTGTTACCCGCGATGGCCCCGGAGGCACCTGTTCCATCAACTGTAATAACAGTCAGGGAATCTACAGTTTTCATACAGGCGGCGCACAGGCTTCTTTTGCAGATGGTTCGGTTCACATGCTCTCGGAATCGATTGATGCCAACATCCTCTTTGCCCTCATCACGATCAATGGCGGGGAAGTCATTGGAGAATTCTGA
- a CDS encoding PP2C family protein-serine/threonine phosphatase: protein MPPVKRTIRFQLLLVVNMVLGIFVVVFLLFSYQRDLAARLNDKRIALEEEAATILPTILEMQQEERTEIQKYINTIHRQMQEIHAPEHHILITFEKPERPAISDAGQSEELITAIRQAARSPGKLTHFHNSEIVVGTFREGGITVSVSETVDNLYGDVLSEVLNRLTGFIVLAFITGIMINLALTYIVTRPLDQLMQTVQLIGQGELGTQSETFHSMELNYLTHEINAMSTSLAAVEKVRQRQMNKARMIQENLHPRKIDVPGLDVATIYHPADEVGGDYYDVLQLEDGAWLFCVADITGHGISAAMSAAVLKTLLIQACEHSSCPAEIMEFINRRFTVISPVGEFVSMQLISIHPETHAIEYASAGHEPACILSSTGDISESETTGLLVGIEQETSWNTICLQLNQGDRLLMLTDGVSETHSPAGEMFGRKRLTALLQECQHLSVSETAEQIRSTLSQFRAGGAQQDDITLLLVEMTAPCSGSTTPAPEVGHR, encoded by the coding sequence ATGCCCCCCGTAAAACGAACAATTCGTTTCCAGCTTCTACTGGTCGTGAATATGGTTCTGGGGATATTTGTGGTCGTTTTTCTACTCTTCTCCTACCAGCGCGATCTCGCAGCCCGTCTGAATGACAAACGCATCGCTCTCGAAGAAGAAGCTGCCACCATCCTCCCCACCATTCTGGAAATGCAGCAGGAAGAACGAACCGAAATTCAGAAATATATCAATACCATCCATCGCCAGATGCAGGAGATCCATGCTCCGGAACATCACATCTTAATTACATTTGAAAAACCGGAACGCCCTGCCATCTCCGACGCAGGTCAATCAGAGGAACTGATCACAGCCATCCGTCAGGCAGCCCGTTCTCCAGGCAAACTAACCCACTTCCATAATTCCGAGATTGTGGTCGGAACATTCCGTGAGGGAGGCATCACGGTCTCCGTCTCTGAAACCGTAGACAATCTGTACGGTGATGTCTTATCGGAAGTGCTGAACCGCCTCACCGGCTTCATCGTGCTCGCCTTCATCACAGGGATCATGATCAACCTGGCCCTGACCTACATTGTCACCCGTCCCCTCGATCAGTTAATGCAAACCGTCCAGCTCATTGGACAGGGCGAACTCGGAACACAGTCGGAAACCTTCCACAGCATGGAGCTCAATTATCTGACGCATGAAATCAATGCGATGAGCACCTCGCTCGCTGCAGTCGAGAAAGTGCGCCAACGTCAGATGAACAAAGCCCGTATGATTCAGGAGAATCTGCATCCCCGAAAAATCGATGTACCAGGCCTGGATGTTGCAACCATCTACCACCCCGCTGACGAAGTTGGCGGTGACTATTATGATGTTCTGCAACTCGAAGATGGTGCCTGGCTGTTCTGTGTCGCAGATATTACCGGTCATGGAATCTCAGCCGCCATGAGCGCTGCTGTGCTGAAGACCCTGCTCATCCAGGCCTGTGAACATTCCAGTTGCCCGGCAGAAATCATGGAATTCATAAACCGTCGCTTTACTGTCATCAGTCCAGTGGGCGAATTCGTTTCCATGCAGTTGATTTCAATCCATCCTGAGACTCATGCCATTGAATATGCCAGTGCAGGGCATGAACCGGCCTGCATACTCAGCTCAACAGGAGACATTTCCGAGTCTGAAACAACCGGGCTGCTGGTCGGGATTGAGCAGGAGACTTCCTGGAATACAATCTGTCTCCAACTGAATCAGGGAGACCGCCTGCTGATGCTCACTGACGGCGTCTCCGAAACCCACAGCCCCGCAGGGGAAATGTTTGGTCGCAAACGTTTGACCGCCTTGCTGCAGGAATGCCAGCACCTGTCAGTCAGCGAAACGGCCGAGCAGATCCGCTCAACGCTTTCCCAGTTTCGGGCAGGTGGCGCTCAACAGGATGACATCACCCTTCTGCTCGTCGAGATGACAGCCCCCTGCTCCGGTTCCACCACACCTGCTCCTGAAGTGGGTCACCGATGA
- a CDS encoding carboxypeptidase-like regulatory domain-containing protein: MRLSFLLVFMLLISVSSGCSSHGADMPELGQVHGKVTLDGQPLSGVDLLFEPETGRTSRATTKEDGSYSAQYLIDEAGVKVGPTLVRLEWGIDASGPKIPAKYGTKSELKLDVQPGDNVFDIEMKSK; the protein is encoded by the coding sequence ATGCGTCTATCGTTTCTTCTGGTGTTTATGTTACTGATTTCCGTTTCGTCTGGTTGCAGCAGTCACGGTGCCGATATGCCCGAACTGGGGCAGGTGCATGGAAAGGTTACGCTGGATGGTCAGCCACTCTCTGGTGTGGATCTGCTGTTCGAGCCGGAAACGGGGCGCACTTCCCGGGCTACAACGAAAGAGGATGGAAGCTACTCAGCCCAATATCTGATTGATGAAGCCGGTGTCAAAGTGGGGCCCACTTTGGTGCGACTGGAGTGGGGTATTGACGCCAGCGGCCCTAAGATCCCGGCGAAATACGGGACAAAGAGTGAATTAAAACTGGATGTGCAACCGGGAGACAACGTGTTCGATATCGAAATGAAATCAAAGTAA
- a CDS encoding DUF1559 domain-containing protein, protein MSQSGSLRKRGFTLIELLVVIAIIAILIALLLPAVQQAREAARRSTCKNSMKQIGLAMQNYHDVHNTFPPGYVTKTHCSSASVWSGCNQGELGVYGWGAFILPFIDQAPLYNLLNIGGVTLDQNLANASTRQALQQPLAIFLCPSDPGPSLNDYVSGTNNYNFTVTDGTTPYQIARSDYVMVANAWDSTTPPVYSVSYGAAHGIGYANSRVRFRDIIDGSSNTILVGERAYIYKSANKVGGANVIGFSGSNNTQSSSYARKGNGMAVLGLTYNGINALAGAEHDVRGFSSNHVGGAHFVFCDGSVHFLSENIDYKKGSVSTANYLQNINSTFQRLAVRDDGQVVGEF, encoded by the coding sequence ATGAGTCAGTCTGGAAGCTTGAGAAAACGTGGATTCACATTGATTGAACTGCTGGTGGTGATTGCCATTATAGCAATCCTGATCGCGCTGTTGCTGCCTGCGGTTCAGCAGGCACGTGAGGCAGCACGACGTTCGACCTGCAAAAACAGTATGAAGCAGATCGGACTGGCGATGCAGAACTATCACGATGTGCACAACACTTTTCCTCCGGGATATGTTACTAAAACGCACTGCAGTTCTGCTTCGGTCTGGTCTGGCTGCAATCAGGGAGAACTGGGTGTTTACGGCTGGGGGGCGTTTATACTGCCTTTTATCGATCAGGCTCCCTTGTACAATCTGCTCAATATTGGTGGTGTGACGCTGGATCAGAATCTGGCGAATGCCAGTACTCGACAGGCATTGCAGCAACCATTGGCTATTTTTCTCTGTCCCTCAGATCCGGGGCCGAGTCTTAACGACTACGTTTCCGGTACGAACAATTATAATTTTACGGTCACAGATGGAACGACACCCTATCAGATTGCCCGGTCCGATTACGTGATGGTGGCCAATGCCTGGGACAGTACGACGCCTCCCGTATATTCCGTTTCCTATGGCGCGGCGCATGGAATTGGATACGCGAATTCCCGGGTTCGTTTTCGGGATATCATTGATGGTAGCAGCAACACGATCCTGGTTGGCGAACGAGCTTACATTTATAAGAGTGCTAACAAGGTCGGCGGCGCCAATGTGATTGGCTTTTCCGGTTCGAATAATACTCAGAGCAGCAGTTATGCCCGCAAGGGAAATGGAATGGCGGTGCTGGGGCTGACGTATAACGGAATCAATGCGTTGGCGGGAGCCGAGCATGATGTGCGAGGATTCAGCAGTAATCATGTTGGTGGGGCGCATTTTGTTTTCTGCGATGGATCGGTGCATTTCCTGAGTGAGAACATCGATTACAAGAAGGGATCGGTGTCCACGGCCAATTATCTGCAGAACATCAATTCCACGTTTCAAAGGCTGGCGGTTCGAGATGATGGCCAGGTGGTTGGTGAATTCTAA
- the rpmF gene encoding 50S ribosomal protein L32 — protein MAVPKRRMSKSNSRKRRSHNGVKASKPTYCPQCGTASPSHAICPHCGFYQGRTIVDTED, from the coding sequence ATGGCAGTTCCAAAAAGACGGATGTCAAAATCCAACTCTCGTAAGAGACGCAGTCACAATGGTGTAAAGGCTAGCAAGCCTACCTATTGTCCCCAATGTGGTACCGCGTCCCCTTCTCATGCCATTTGCCCTCACTGTGGTTTCTATCAGGGGCGAACCATCGTTGATACTGAGGACTAA